A stretch of Stenotrophomonas indicatrix DNA encodes these proteins:
- a CDS encoding TonB-dependent receptor plug domain-containing protein, which yields MSASSLALRPRPLVLALSSLMLASLPAFAQESAPTTLQEVKVTGSRIPRASVEGPSPVTVISREQIDAQGYRNAFDALSALTENTGNVQGEDFGNTFTPAANTINLRGLGPNRTLVLVNGRRQADYPLAYEGSVNVVNLANIPSALIERIEVLAAGASAVYGSDAIAGVVNIILKDRFDGVDVNVRAGGTQQGGGDNQRVQVVGGSSGERWEGLFGFELDVRKAIHARQRDFMDSLDDDPTGKAPQPTAVAYRRNAATGRNIDPGTAGCDAASSIYGGSVLRANNPRQGWYCGSNEAAASYWTVQTEKRNLNGYGLLTFHVNDTTDLFADVALGSARINNNTRAPTWTSSRNYFYNQNTGNLESWYRRFAPEEIGGLPRNANRFLENSWSFNVGARGQIGDSGWDYEAVYSRSRYENRTRRPVLLAGINEYLLGPQLGVRNGVEVYAPDPARLFQPLTPDEYGRLSDYQESRNAAWLQTFSATVNGRLFALPGGDAALAAVVEAGSQGYRNRPDPRLGTGEFWNTSAGIGAGGERDRYAAGVELQLPLLQSLTTTLAGRYDQYRAGGEHIGKATWSFGVEFRPIESLLIRGTAATSFRAPDMNYVFATETRGYNPGMTDYWRCRTAGQSYDNCDYNGLSIDYSNRANPQLQPESAKSYGFGVVWSPLSGLDFSADYYDIRIDNEVTSLDTSRILRDEADCRLGRTLGGEARDISSSLCQDALSRVIRNPSTATVQPDQVTRVLINPINAASESVRGIDLKGNWRFDAGRYGRFTTRLAYTLVLEHEYKQFADDEVRDIRNSLDDYQWRSKANGSITWNQGDWTTTLYGNRFGSLPKTDGSGRIAPYMTYNASVFRQFGENLSVGVIVNNLRDSRPPADKNGGGWPFYPVGNYDPYGRQFWVQLDYRFR from the coding sequence ATGTCCGCCTCTTCCCTGGCGCTGCGCCCGCGTCCGCTGGTGCTTGCCTTGTCGTCCCTGATGCTGGCCTCGTTGCCGGCCTTCGCGCAGGAAAGCGCACCCACCACATTGCAGGAAGTGAAGGTCACCGGCTCGCGCATCCCGCGTGCCAGTGTCGAGGGGCCGTCGCCGGTCACGGTGATCAGCCGCGAGCAGATCGATGCGCAGGGCTACCGCAATGCATTCGATGCGTTGAGCGCGCTCACCGAGAACACCGGCAACGTGCAGGGCGAGGACTTCGGCAATACCTTCACCCCGGCGGCGAACACCATCAACCTGCGTGGCCTGGGCCCGAACCGCACGCTGGTGCTGGTCAACGGCCGCCGCCAGGCCGACTATCCGCTGGCCTACGAAGGCTCGGTGAACGTGGTCAACCTGGCCAACATCCCCAGTGCGCTGATCGAGCGCATCGAGGTGCTGGCTGCGGGCGCGTCTGCGGTGTATGGCTCCGATGCCATCGCCGGCGTGGTCAACATCATCCTCAAGGACCGCTTCGACGGCGTGGACGTCAACGTGCGTGCCGGCGGCACCCAGCAGGGCGGTGGTGACAACCAGCGCGTGCAGGTGGTGGGAGGCAGCTCGGGCGAACGCTGGGAAGGCCTGTTCGGCTTCGAACTGGACGTGCGCAAGGCGATCCACGCGCGCCAGCGCGATTTCATGGATTCGCTGGACGATGACCCCACCGGCAAGGCGCCGCAGCCGACGGCCGTCGCCTATCGTCGCAATGCAGCCACCGGTCGCAACATCGATCCGGGCACCGCCGGCTGCGATGCGGCTTCGTCCATCTACGGTGGCAGCGTGCTGCGCGCCAACAACCCGCGCCAGGGCTGGTACTGCGGCAGCAACGAAGCCGCTGCCAGTTACTGGACCGTGCAGACCGAGAAGCGCAACCTCAACGGTTACGGCCTGCTGACCTTCCACGTCAACGACACTACCGACCTGTTTGCGGATGTCGCGCTGGGCAGCGCACGGATCAACAACAATACCCGTGCGCCCACCTGGACCTCGTCACGCAACTACTTCTACAACCAGAACACGGGCAACCTGGAGAGCTGGTACCGCCGCTTCGCGCCGGAGGAAATCGGCGGCCTGCCGCGCAATGCCAATCGCTTCCTGGAAAACTCGTGGTCGTTCAACGTCGGTGCGCGTGGCCAGATCGGCGACAGCGGCTGGGACTACGAGGCCGTCTACAGCCGCTCGCGCTACGAGAACCGCACGCGCCGCCCGGTGCTGCTGGCCGGCATCAACGAGTACCTGCTGGGCCCGCAGCTGGGCGTGCGCAACGGCGTGGAGGTCTATGCACCAGACCCTGCGCGCCTGTTCCAGCCGTTGACGCCCGATGAGTACGGCCGGCTGTCCGACTACCAGGAGAGCCGCAATGCCGCGTGGCTGCAGACCTTCAGCGCGACGGTCAATGGCCGCCTGTTCGCATTGCCCGGTGGCGATGCCGCATTGGCCGCGGTGGTCGAGGCGGGCAGCCAGGGCTACCGCAACCGCCCGGACCCGCGCTTGGGCACCGGCGAATTCTGGAACACCAGCGCCGGCATCGGTGCCGGTGGCGAACGTGACCGCTACGCGGCCGGTGTTGAACTGCAGCTGCCGCTGCTGCAGTCGCTGACCACCACCCTGGCAGGTCGCTACGACCAGTACCGCGCCGGCGGCGAGCATATCGGCAAGGCGACCTGGAGCTTCGGTGTCGAATTCCGTCCGATCGAAAGCCTGCTGATCCGCGGCACCGCGGCCACCAGCTTCCGTGCGCCGGACATGAACTATGTGTTCGCCACCGAGACCCGTGGCTACAACCCCGGCATGACCGACTACTGGCGCTGCCGCACCGCCGGCCAGTCGTATGACAACTGCGACTACAACGGCCTGTCGATCGACTACAGCAACCGCGCCAACCCGCAGCTGCAGCCGGAGTCGGCCAAGTCGTATGGCTTCGGCGTGGTCTGGTCGCCGCTGTCCGGGCTGGATTTCAGCGCCGACTACTACGACATCCGCATCGACAACGAAGTGACCAGCCTCGACACCAGCCGCATCCTGCGTGATGAGGCCGATTGCCGGCTGGGCCGCACCCTCGGCGGCGAAGCGCGCGACATCAGCTCGTCGCTGTGCCAGGACGCGCTGTCGCGGGTGATCCGCAACCCCTCCACTGCCACCGTGCAGCCGGACCAGGTGACCCGCGTACTGATCAACCCGATCAACGCGGCATCGGAGTCGGTGCGCGGCATCGACCTGAAGGGCAACTGGCGCTTCGATGCGGGCCGCTATGGCCGCTTCACCACGCGCCTGGCCTACACCCTGGTGCTGGAGCATGAGTACAAGCAGTTCGCCGATGACGAAGTGCGCGACATCCGCAATTCGCTGGATGACTACCAGTGGCGCAGCAAGGCCAATGGCAGCATCACCTGGAACCAGGGCGACTGGACCACGACGCTGTATGGCAACCGTTTCGGCTCGCTGCCCAAGACCGATGGCAGTGGCCGCATCGCACCGTACATGACCTACAACGCCAGCGTGTTCCGCCAGTTCGGCGAAAACCTGTCGGTGGGCGTGATCGTCAACAACCTGCGCGACAGCCGCCCGCCGGCAGACAAGAACGGTGGCGGTTGGCCGTTCTATCCGGTCGGCAACTACGACCCGTATGGCCGTCAGTTCTGGGTGCAGCTGGATTACCGGTTCCGTTAA